One Heyndrickxia oleronia genomic window, GCGGACATTGAAGGGGTTGCAGGAGTCGTACATAGTGAACATACCACTCGCGATGGTAAAGAACATGATAGGGCTAGATCGTTAATGACGGAGGAAGTCAATGCTTGTGTCCGTGGAGCACTGGAAGCAGGTGTAACAGAAATAGTTGTTAATGATTCACATGGTACCATGCGAAATCTCATACCGGAGCAATTACATCCAGAAGCGGAGTTAATTTCAGGTTCTCCCAAAAAATTAGCCATGGTAGAAGGCTTAGATGAAACATATGATGGCGCTGTTTTTTTAGGTTATCACACAAAAAAAGGGGACTTTGGTTTACTGAATCATACGTTCAATGGAAAAGTGGTTCGCTCGATCAAAGTCAATGGAAAAGAATATGGAGAATTTGGCTTAAATGCATTAGTAGCTGGTTTTTTCAATGTCCCAGTTGTTTGCGTCTCAGGTTGTGATCGTTTAGAAGGGGAAGCACGTGAGTTAATTCCTTCTATTTACACAGCAACCGTTAAACAAACGATAAATCAGTTTACTGCAAAAAGCGTCCATCCTAAAAAGGCCCAGGAAATGATCCAAGCACAAACAAAAGCTGCATGGGAGAATCGAAAGAATATCCCGCCATTTAAAATCGATGGTCCTGTAGTCATTGAGATGTCCTTCAATACAACTGGTTTTGCCGAAAATGCTGCAATTCTACCGATCGTTGAACAAATTGATCCATCCACTGTCACGTTTGAAGCGAAAAATATAATCGATGGTTATCGTTTTATTCGAAGCTTGATTATGATAGCGAGTTAGTGTTAGGTAGATGTACAAGGGGGAATTTATCCCCCTTATTAAATAAAGGCTGTTTTCCATATAGTTTGCTGCTCTTGTAAAAGCACAACTTCCTGCTTTTACACCCAATAAAGGAGTCCAAGGTTCTTATGGAGATTGCAGTTTTTTTCTCAGTAAAATGAAAGGTGTAGCATCTTCAGCCGATATTAGTTAAAACCATATTTAAACAGCAACAATGTTGGAGAAAAGAACCTGAGTAAAATAAAAAATCTAAAATAATAGTGTCGTTTATTGCATGCTTGTTCTTACTTTTTCGGGAATCATCACGACTTCGATTTTTAAATCAATAGGTTTAAACGATTCATCAATACATTCCTGCCAATAGTGTAAATGCTTTTTATCTATCCAATTCTCTGATTCCTCTACTTCTTGCCCGCCTTCACCTTGAATGGAGTACCAATATAAATATTCATCGCCGTTTAGATTTTCCCTGAAAATTGTTTCCACATACATTTTTTCATCTTCTAATGTAATCAGAACATCTTTCATATGTTCATTTAAAAATCTTAACCATTCATTCACCTGTTCTGATTTCCCTTTCTTCACCCTAAATCTTGTTAATTCAACGTTCATATTATCCCACCCTAGTATTTTCTCTGTTCATTACTGCAATATATTATTTTATTTTAACAGAAAATTCAAATATTAGTAGAACGGTTACTTAACTATTTTCTTGTAAATGGATTTGGGACAACAGAACCGACCCTCTGTCCCGTTTGGATTTAAAGTAGGTGAATAAATAGCATCCGAGGATGACAATTGCGCTGCCTACTCCTTGCATCCATGTTAGTTTCTCATCTAAAAATAGATAGGCGAGGATTGCGGTGAATATGGGATTGAAATTTAAGAAATTTCCGGACGTGGTGGCTCCTAATTTTTTGACACCGATATTCCAAAATAACATGCATAGTACAGTAGAAACTACACCGGTATATAATATAGAAGAAATAAATGAACCGTTAATAGAAGTTACTGTAAAATCAA contains:
- a CDS encoding M55 family metallopeptidase, which produces MKLYISADIEGVAGVVHSEHTTRDGKEHDRARSLMTEEVNACVRGALEAGVTEIVVNDSHGTMRNLIPEQLHPEAELISGSPKKLAMVEGLDETYDGAVFLGYHTKKGDFGLLNHTFNGKVVRSIKVNGKEYGEFGLNALVAGFFNVPVVCVSGCDRLEGEARELIPSIYTATVKQTINQFTAKSVHPKKAQEMIQAQTKAAWENRKNIPPFKIDGPVVIEMSFNTTGFAENAAILPIVEQIDPSTVTFEAKNIIDGYRFIRSLIMIAS
- a CDS encoding DUF6176 family protein, whose translation is MNVELTRFRVKKGKSEQVNEWLRFLNEHMKDVLITLEDEKMYVETIFRENLNGDEYLYWYSIQGEGGQEVEESENWIDKKHLHYWQECIDESFKPIDLKIEVVMIPEKVRTSMQ